Proteins from one Faecalibacterium sp. I3-3-33 genomic window:
- a CDS encoding phosphopentomutase translates to MEKRVFLIVLDSFGIGAEPDAAAFGDAGTNTLGAIANHPNFNCPNLRKLGLFNIDGVTAGEKTDVPAAAFARLQEQSMGKDTTIGHWEIAGVVSPEPLPTFPEGFPEELIREYEQKTGHKVLCNKPYSGTQVLKDYGEQAMRENALIVYTSADSVFQVAANEELVPVQELYRYCEIAREMLKGKYGVGRVIARPFLGNSADTFYRTTNRHDLSLKPPRATMLDLLKDAGRDVIAVGKIYDIFDGEGVTEKIKTTGNTNGIAFTKALQTRDFEGLAFVNLVDFDMLYGHRRDVAGYAAAATEFDRFLADFLPGMREGDLLMITADHGCDPSYTKTTDHTREYVPYLVCGKGVKAGTDLGTKLCFGTIAQTICEYLDVDASTLDGKSVWQEIRA, encoded by the coding sequence ATGGAAAAACGCGTTTTTCTGATCGTGCTGGACAGCTTTGGCATCGGCGCAGAGCCGGACGCCGCCGCCTTCGGCGATGCAGGCACCAACACCTTGGGTGCCATTGCGAACCACCCCAATTTCAACTGTCCCAATCTGCGCAAGCTGGGTTTGTTCAACATTGACGGCGTAACCGCAGGGGAAAAGACGGATGTCCCGGCGGCGGCCTTTGCCCGCCTGCAGGAGCAGAGCATGGGCAAGGATACCACCATCGGCCACTGGGAGATCGCCGGTGTGGTCAGCCCGGAGCCGCTGCCCACCTTCCCTGAGGGCTTCCCGGAGGAGCTGATCCGGGAGTATGAGCAAAAAACCGGCCACAAGGTGCTGTGCAACAAGCCCTATTCCGGCACGCAGGTGCTGAAGGACTACGGCGAGCAGGCTATGCGGGAAAACGCCCTCATCGTCTACACCAGCGCCGACAGTGTTTTTCAGGTCGCTGCCAACGAGGAACTTGTGCCGGTGCAGGAGCTGTACCGTTACTGCGAGATTGCCCGGGAAATGCTCAAGGGCAAATACGGCGTAGGACGCGTGATCGCCCGCCCCTTCCTTGGCAACAGCGCGGATACCTTCTACCGCACCACCAACCGCCACGACCTGAGCCTGAAGCCGCCCCGCGCTACTATGCTGGATCTGCTGAAGGATGCCGGTAGGGACGTGATCGCCGTGGGCAAGATCTACGATATCTTTGACGGCGAGGGTGTGACCGAAAAAATCAAGACCACCGGCAACACCAACGGCATCGCCTTTACCAAGGCCTTGCAGACCCGGGATTTTGAAGGCCTTGCCTTCGTGAATCTGGTGGACTTTGATATGCTCTACGGCCACCGCCGTGACGTGGCAGGCTACGCTGCCGCCGCCACCGAGTTCGACCGTTTTCTGGCCGACTTCCTGCCGGGGATGCGGGAGGGCGACCTGCTCATGATCACCGCCGACCACGGCTGTGACCCCTCCTACACCAAGACCACCGACCATACCCGTGAGTATGTGCCGTATCTGGTCTGCGGCAAGGGCGTAAAGGCGGGTACGGATCTGGGCACCAAGCTGTGCTTCGGCACCATCGCCCAGACCATCTGCGAATATCTGGATGTGGACGCTTCCACGCTGGACGGCAAGAGCGTATGGCAGGAGATCCGGGCATAA
- the pyk gene encoding pyruvate kinase, whose amino-acid sequence MRKTKIICTLGPSTDKEGVLRDLIANGMNVARFNFSHGSHEEHLGRLEKLKALREELGKPVAALLDTKGPEIRLKDFKNGVENLVAGQTFTLTTRDVEGTNEICSITYKDLPMDVEPNGTIMLDDGLIKLQIQTVNDTDIVCTVLNSGKIKNKKGVNVPGVHLSMPYMSQRDKDDIIFGIQQGYDFIAASFVRTAQDVYDIRNLLNQYDSNIRIIAKIENREGVNNIDSILAAADAVMVARGDLGVEIDFTELPGIQKTIIDRSFSFGKPIVTATQMLDSMMVNPRPTRAEISDVANAIYDGTSAIMLSGETAAGAYPVEALKTMSAIAERTEQEGFHLRGRTMDFNPGKISVSDATAHAACLTARDVNAAAIVTVSESGTTARLLSKYRPQQPIIACVMREQVQRQLSLSWGITPLMMSLAHSTDELIEMSTALAKENGYLHNGELAVVTAGVPVGVSGTTNMIKIHMVGNCLATGVGVGPENNDVASGKACVCRTMDEVRAKFKPGMVLVVPSTSNEMLSFVRDAAALVVEEPGLNSHAAIAGKALLKPTVVGAAGATSHIRDGLMVAVDCAHGSVQRLQG is encoded by the coding sequence ATGAGAAAGACGAAAATTATTTGCACCCTTGGCCCTTCCACCGATAAGGAAGGCGTGCTGCGCGATCTGATCGCCAACGGCATGAACGTAGCCCGCTTCAATTTTTCCCACGGTTCCCACGAGGAGCATCTGGGTCGCCTTGAAAAGCTGAAGGCTCTGCGCGAGGAGCTGGGTAAGCCCGTGGCCGCACTGCTGGACACCAAGGGTCCCGAGATCCGCCTGAAGGACTTCAAGAACGGCGTTGAGAATCTGGTTGCCGGCCAGACCTTTACCCTGACCACCCGCGATGTGGAGGGCACCAACGAGATCTGCTCCATCACCTACAAGGATCTGCCCATGGACGTGGAGCCGAACGGCACCATCATGCTGGACGACGGCCTGATCAAGCTGCAGATCCAGACCGTGAACGACACCGACATCGTCTGCACCGTACTGAACAGCGGCAAGATCAAGAACAAGAAGGGCGTCAACGTGCCCGGCGTGCACCTGTCTATGCCGTATATGAGCCAGCGCGATAAGGATGACATCATCTTCGGCATCCAGCAGGGTTACGATTTCATCGCTGCCTCCTTTGTGCGCACCGCACAGGACGTGTACGATATCCGCAACCTGCTGAACCAGTACGATTCCAACATCCGCATCATTGCAAAGATCGAGAACCGCGAGGGCGTGAACAACATCGACAGCATTCTGGCTGCTGCCGACGCCGTGATGGTGGCTCGTGGTGATCTGGGCGTGGAGATCGACTTCACTGAGCTGCCCGGCATCCAGAAGACCATCATCGACCGCTCCTTCTCCTTCGGCAAGCCCATCGTCACCGCTACCCAGATGCTGGACAGCATGATGGTGAACCCCCGCCCCACCCGCGCCGAGATCTCGGACGTGGCAAACGCCATCTACGACGGCACCTCTGCTATCATGCTGTCCGGTGAGACCGCTGCCGGTGCCTACCCCGTGGAGGCGCTCAAGACCATGTCCGCCATCGCTGAGCGCACCGAGCAGGAGGGCTTCCATCTGCGCGGCCGCACGATGGATTTCAACCCCGGCAAGATCAGCGTCTCTGACGCTACCGCCCATGCTGCCTGCCTGACCGCACGGGACGTGAACGCCGCCGCCATCGTGACCGTGTCCGAGTCCGGCACCACCGCCCGCCTGCTGAGCAAGTACCGCCCGCAGCAGCCCATCATTGCCTGCGTCATGCGCGAGCAGGTGCAGCGTCAGCTGTCTCTGAGCTGGGGCATCACCCCGCTGATGATGTCTCTGGCACACAGCACCGATGAGCTGATCGAGATGTCCACCGCTCTGGCCAAGGAGAACGGCTACCTGCACAACGGCGAGCTGGCTGTTGTGACCGCAGGCGTGCCCGTGGGCGTTTCCGGCACCACCAACATGATCAAGATCCACATGGTGGGCAACTGTCTGGCCACCGGCGTGGGTGTCGGCCCCGAGAACAACGATGTTGCCAGCGGCAAGGCCTGCGTCTGCCGCACCATGGACGAGGTGCGCGCCAAGTTCAAGCCCGGCATGGTGCTGGTGGTGCCCTCCACCAGCAACGAGATGCTGAGCTTTGTGCGCGACGCTGCCGCTCTGGTGGTAGAGGAGCCCGGCCTGAACAGCCACGCTGCCATTGCCGGCAAGGCACTGCTGAAGCCCACCGTTGTGGGTGCCGCCGGTGCTACCAGCCACATCCGCGATGGTCTGATGGTGGCTGTGGACTGCGCACACGGCAGTGTGCAGCGCCTGCAGGGCTGA
- a CDS encoding S-ribosylhomocysteine lyase has protein sequence MERIASFCVDHTRLERGMYLSRQDGDVLTWDIRMKKPNQGDYLTTAAAHTLEHLFATYARNSAVKDGVIYVGPMGCRTGFYLLTRGLTPAQALQLTVDAYRFMADFEGAVPGASEVECGNYRDMDLPAAKAEAAAMLPVLEGLTAEDLHY, from the coding sequence ATGGAACGTATCGCAAGCTTTTGCGTGGATCACACCCGGCTGGAGCGCGGCATGTACCTGAGCCGTCAGGACGGCGATGTGCTCACTTGGGACATCCGCATGAAGAAGCCTAATCAGGGCGATTACCTGACCACCGCTGCCGCCCACACGCTGGAGCACCTGTTTGCCACCTACGCGCGCAACAGCGCTGTGAAGGACGGGGTGATCTATGTTGGCCCCATGGGCTGCCGCACCGGCTTTTACCTGCTTACCCGGGGTCTGACCCCGGCGCAGGCATTGCAGCTGACGGTGGATGCCTACCGCTTTATGGCCGACTTTGAGGGCGCTGTGCCCGGTGCCAGCGAGGTGGAGTGCGGCAACTACCGCGATATGGATCTGCCCGCCGCCAAGGCCGAAGCTGCTGCCATGCTGCCTGTGCTGGAAGGCCTGACCGCAGAGGATCTGCACTACTGA
- a CDS encoding HAD family hydrolase yields the protein MKQKLIFLDIDGTLLPPGEMLIPQSTVEALRKAHANGHKLFLCTGRNLRMTQPLLDYGFDGAVCSAGGYVFCGDKVLVDLPMEPQLAEGVRSAMERNGVECTLEARDATYGSLKMIERWSFTHRDAGPLNSEAARWRKAMEDGMTISSLADYKGEPLYKIVYIAEHSEDLDEAKRLYEDRFVFCESKLDGLDGGYVNGELINRRFDKGRGIKAVCDYLGVSLQDSIGFGDSDNDLQMTDVVGISVCMANGSASLKQRCDRIAPSVYEDGIAKEFAALGLI from the coding sequence ATGAAACAAAAACTGATTTTTTTAGATATCGATGGAACCCTGCTGCCCCCGGGTGAGATGCTGATCCCCCAAAGCACGGTGGAGGCGCTGCGCAAGGCACACGCCAACGGCCACAAGCTGTTTTTGTGCACCGGGCGCAATCTGCGTATGACCCAGCCTTTGCTGGATTACGGCTTTGACGGCGCAGTGTGCAGCGCCGGCGGCTATGTGTTCTGCGGGGACAAGGTGCTGGTAGACCTGCCTATGGAGCCGCAGCTGGCAGAGGGTGTGCGCAGCGCCATGGAGCGCAACGGCGTAGAGTGCACGCTGGAAGCGCGGGATGCCACCTACGGCAGCCTGAAGATGATCGAGCGCTGGAGCTTTACCCACCGGGATGCAGGCCCCCTGAACAGCGAAGCCGCCCGCTGGCGCAAGGCCATGGAGGACGGCATGACCATCAGTTCGCTGGCTGATTACAAGGGCGAGCCGCTGTATAAGATCGTGTATATCGCGGAGCACAGCGAGGACTTGGACGAAGCGAAGCGCCTGTACGAGGATCGCTTTGTGTTCTGCGAGAGCAAGCTGGACGGTCTGGACGGCGGCTATGTGAACGGCGAACTCATCAACCGTAGGTTTGATAAGGGACGCGGCATCAAGGCCGTCTGCGACTATCTCGGCGTGTCCCTGCAGGACAGCATCGGCTTTGGCGACAGTGACAACGACCTGCAAATGACCGACGTGGTCGGCATCAGCGTCTGTATGGCCAACGGCTCTGCAAGCCTGAAGCAGCGCTGCGACCGCATTGCCCCCTCGGTGTATGAGGACGGTATTGCCAAGGAGTTTGCAGCCTTGGGGCTGATTTGA
- a CDS encoding LacI family DNA-binding transcriptional regulator, whose product MTISDIAKMAGVSSAAVSRYLNGGPLSEQKRAVIQAVVEKTGYSPDTAAQTLRTGKVRQVGVIVPSISSQSVGQIISGIAAELSASRYLMLLADTELDEQMELEYLTALQRNHVAGIILLGCDNSPQLCMALKDCRVPVVVTGQRFADLPCVYNDDRAAARDLTRKMLEHGRKNIVYIGGSEQDAATGIARRQGVQDALREVGLNADGLPRACCTAFSMEEGHRCMEELLARCPQLDGVVCVTDTVAFGALQVLRAAGRKVGQDVGLAGIGDNWAGKVVEPGLTTIRFYQRQVGQEAARMLLQSLEHTGPDAAPVRQTTLGYTLVERGSL is encoded by the coding sequence ATGACCATCAGTGATATTGCAAAGATGGCAGGCGTTTCCAGTGCTGCGGTCAGCCGCTATTTAAATGGCGGCCCCCTCAGCGAGCAGAAGCGTGCCGTGATACAAGCCGTAGTGGAAAAAACCGGTTACAGCCCGGACACTGCCGCCCAGACCCTGCGCACCGGCAAGGTGCGTCAGGTGGGGGTCATTGTGCCCAGTATCAGCTCCCAGTCGGTGGGGCAGATCATCAGCGGCATTGCAGCCGAGCTGAGCGCAAGTCGCTACCTGATGCTGCTGGCCGACACCGAGCTGGACGAGCAGATGGAGCTGGAATATCTTACAGCATTGCAGCGCAACCATGTGGCGGGGATCATTCTGCTGGGCTGTGATAACAGCCCGCAGCTGTGCATGGCATTGAAAGACTGCCGCGTGCCTGTGGTGGTAACAGGGCAGCGCTTTGCAGACCTGCCTTGCGTTTATAACGATGACCGTGCTGCCGCCCGCGACCTGACCCGGAAGATGCTGGAGCATGGCCGGAAGAATATCGTGTACATCGGCGGCAGCGAGCAGGACGCCGCCACCGGCATTGCACGCCGTCAGGGTGTGCAGGATGCGTTGCGGGAGGTGGGACTAAACGCGGACGGTCTGCCCCGCGCCTGCTGCACCGCCTTTTCCATGGAAGAGGGGCACCGCTGCATGGAGGAACTGCTGGCGCGCTGCCCGCAGCTGGACGGTGTGGTCTGCGTGACCGACACTGTGGCCTTTGGTGCGTTGCAGGTGTTGCGCGCTGCCGGACGCAAAGTAGGGCAGGATGTCGGCCTTGCCGGCATCGGAGACAACTGGGCAGGCAAGGTGGTGGAACCCGGCCTGACCACCATCCGCTTCTATCAGCGGCAGGTAGGGCAGGAGGCCGCCCGGATGCTGCTGCAAAGCTTGGAGCACACCGGGCCGGACGCTGCGCCGGTGCGCCAGACTACGCTGGGCTATACGTTGGTAGAGCGCGGCTCACTGTAA
- the ftsH gene encoding ATP-dependent zinc metalloprotease FtsH translates to MIFLQPKKPRFNPLVIAIVLAAVLMVWSVLGGTGGSASGSSMAYSTVVHYFESNQVTKFSLDLNTGVITMTLKEGAQELPNAAEQSTAQSTGGLLSGLLSSSSSAPTGVKKNEDGTETVSYKLPYARMFVDHVSDYIAQYDEANPDAPMVYDYVPAKETIPWMEILFYLAMLGCTGFLLFSMMRDGAGGGGIMNVGKAKVKDEHENKKTATFADVAGEDEEKEELKEVVEFLKSPDKFNTLGARIPHGVLLVGPPGTGKTLLARACAGEAGVPFYSISGSDFVEMYVGVGASRVRDLFDKAKKTMPCIIFIDEIDAVGRQRGAGLGGGHDEREQTLNQLLVEMDGFEANDGIIVMAATNRADILDKALLRPGRFDRQVYVGLPDVKGREEILKVHTRNKPLAPDVSLKVIAQRTAGFAGADLENLVNEAALLAARRNRKAITMEDIEEASMKVMAGPEKKSRVVTPEEKKLTAYHEAGHAVAGFYCKHHPRVHEITIIPRGQAGGYTMYLPEKDRSYVTKGEMFEDIVSSLGGRVAEQLILEDISTGASNDLQQATNIARQMITRYGFSERLGPVVYGTSQEETFLGRDFGQGKGYSETTAAEIDSETRDIIDEAYETCRRTLTEHIDQLHALAKALMEREKLNEEQFNTIMAGGTLPPCEDAKPEQAQPDQTVQPAPVQPAEPAETAERAEPAEQAEPAQPEVPQPDAPEQQD, encoded by the coding sequence TTGATTTTTTTGCAACCGAAGAAACCCCGTTTCAATCCGCTGGTGATCGCCATTGTGCTGGCAGCCGTGCTGATGGTGTGGTCGGTGCTGGGCGGCACCGGCGGCAGCGCCAGCGGCTCCTCTATGGCATATTCCACGGTGGTACACTATTTTGAGAGCAATCAGGTCACCAAATTCTCGCTGGATCTGAACACCGGCGTGATCACCATGACCCTGAAGGAGGGTGCACAGGAGCTGCCCAACGCTGCCGAGCAGAGCACTGCCCAGTCCACGGGCGGGCTGCTTTCCGGCCTGTTGTCCTCCTCTTCCTCTGCCCCCACCGGGGTGAAGAAGAATGAGGACGGCACCGAGACGGTCAGCTATAAGCTGCCTTACGCCCGGATGTTCGTGGATCATGTGTCGGACTACATCGCCCAGTACGATGAAGCTAACCCCGATGCGCCCATGGTGTACGACTATGTGCCCGCCAAGGAGACCATCCCCTGGATGGAGATCCTGTTCTATCTGGCTATGCTGGGCTGCACCGGTTTCCTGCTGTTCTCCATGATGCGCGACGGCGCCGGTGGCGGCGGCATCATGAACGTGGGCAAGGCCAAGGTAAAGGACGAGCACGAGAACAAAAAGACTGCCACCTTTGCCGATGTGGCCGGTGAGGACGAGGAAAAAGAGGAGCTCAAGGAAGTTGTGGAGTTCCTCAAGAGCCCGGATAAGTTCAATACGCTGGGTGCCCGCATCCCCCACGGCGTGCTGCTGGTGGGCCCTCCGGGTACCGGTAAGACCCTGCTGGCGCGTGCCTGTGCAGGCGAGGCCGGGGTGCCCTTCTACTCCATCTCCGGCTCTGACTTTGTGGAAATGTATGTCGGCGTGGGCGCCTCCCGTGTGCGTGACCTGTTCGATAAGGCCAAAAAGACCATGCCCTGCATCATCTTTATTGATGAGATCGATGCCGTGGGTCGTCAGCGCGGCGCAGGTCTGGGCGGCGGTCACGATGAGCGCGAGCAGACTTTGAACCAGCTGCTGGTGGAGATGGACGGCTTTGAAGCCAACGACGGCATCATCGTCATGGCCGCCACCAACCGTGCCGACATTCTGGATAAGGCACTGCTGCGTCCCGGCCGCTTTGACCGTCAGGTCTATGTAGGCCTGCCGGATGTCAAGGGACGCGAGGAGATCCTGAAGGTGCATACCCGCAATAAGCCTCTTGCGCCGGACGTCTCCCTGAAGGTCATCGCCCAGCGCACCGCCGGTTTTGCCGGTGCAGACCTTGAGAACCTTGTCAACGAGGCCGCGCTGCTGGCAGCCCGCCGCAACCGCAAGGCTATTACCATGGAGGACATCGAGGAAGCATCCATGAAGGTGATGGCTGGCCCCGAGAAGAAGAGCCGCGTGGTCACCCCGGAGGAGAAAAAACTCACCGCCTACCACGAGGCCGGTCACGCAGTGGCAGGCTTCTACTGCAAGCACCACCCCCGCGTGCACGAGATCACCATCATCCCGCGCGGTCAGGCCGGTGGCTATACCATGTATCTGCCTGAAAAGGATCGCAGCTATGTGACCAAGGGCGAGATGTTTGAGGACATCGTGTCCAGCTTGGGCGGCCGCGTGGCCGAGCAGCTGATCCTGGAGGACATCTCCACTGGTGCCTCCAACGACCTGCAGCAGGCTACCAACATCGCCCGCCAGATGATCACCCGTTACGGTTTCTCCGAGCGTCTGGGCCCTGTGGTCTACGGTACCTCGCAGGAGGAGACTTTCCTTGGCCGCGACTTTGGTCAGGGCAAGGGCTACAGCGAGACCACTGCTGCCGAGATCGACAGCGAGACCCGTGATATCATCGACGAGGCTTATGAGACCTGCCGCCGCACCCTGACGGAGCACATCGACCAGCTTCATGCGCTGGCCAAGGCTCTGATGGAGCGCGAAAAGCTCAACGAGGAGCAGTTCAACACCATTATGGCCGGCGGCACCCTGCCCCCCTGCGAGGACGCAAAGCCCGAGCAGGCGCAGCCCGACCAGACCGTGCAGCCTGCCCCGGTGCAGCCCGCAGAGCCTGCGGAGACCGCTGAGCGTGCCGAACCCGCCGAGCAGGCCGAGCCTGCCCAGCCGGAAGTGCCGCAGCCGGATGCCCCGGAGCAGCAGGACTAA
- the hpt gene encoding hypoxanthine phosphoribosyltransferase — translation MSMHDDIKTVLVSEEQLKAKVAELGAQISRDYAGKNLVLVSILKGSVVFMADLMRAVSIPCNIDFMVVSSYGGSNTTTSGLVKIIKDLDGDLSGKDVLIVEDILDTGVTLSNLVPMLKMRNPNSVKICTILDKPSRRKADIQPDYEGFQVPDEFVVGYGLDYDEKYRNLPYVGVLKPEVYTK, via the coding sequence ATGAGTATGCACGATGATATCAAGACCGTTCTGGTCAGCGAAGAACAGCTGAAGGCCAAGGTGGCAGAGCTGGGCGCTCAGATCAGCCGGGATTATGCCGGTAAAAATCTGGTGCTGGTGTCCATCCTCAAGGGCTCGGTGGTCTTTATGGCCGACCTGATGCGGGCTGTGAGCATCCCCTGCAATATCGACTTTATGGTGGTCTCCAGCTACGGCGGCAGCAACACCACCACCAGCGGTCTGGTCAAGATCATCAAGGATCTGGACGGTGATCTGTCCGGCAAGGATGTGCTGATCGTGGAGGATATTCTGGACACCGGCGTCACCCTGTCCAACCTTGTGCCCATGCTCAAGATGCGCAACCCGAACTCCGTTAAGATCTGCACCATCCTTGATAAGCCCAGCCGCCGCAAGGCCGACATCCAGCCGGATTACGAGGGTTTTCAGGTACCGGACGAGTTTGTGGTGGGCTACGGTCTGGACTACGATGAAAAATACCGCAACCTGCCCTATGTCGGCGTGCTGAAACCCGAGGTCTACACGAAGTAA
- the tilS gene encoding tRNA lysidine(34) synthetase TilS, producing the protein MDTEILARVADFCTREGLLQPGAPQHLAAAVSGGADSMALLLLLRQLQPRFGYTLSACHVNHGLRGQSADRDEAFVRAECARLGVPLRVFHAAELAPPPAHAGEDWARRLRYTAFARLQEQGIDAIATAHTANDQAETLLLRLARGTGLHGAGGIRPRRGCYLRPLLCLSRAETEAVCRAAGQPWVTDETNDTDAYARNRLRHSALPALESTNAAAVQNLAQFCEKAARVDAYLAAGAAKLLTAARLPGAEPAWQLSPLQAADPLLLETALHSLVAPVRDAEEKYVQLLCAVVRQGSGAVQLTGQVRFCAGNGCLRQETLPQALPRQPESAPQQVPFLPEKQPEFRLRGSWKGKAELLKADFEEKIQVVHKKDLKNRADYARITTLYTGLVLRARQPGDRFRPAGRGLSKPLRKWMNEANVPNELRDTLPLLASGSEILWVCGEGFADGLAPDTESRWILHLDAEIETQEEKNK; encoded by the coding sequence ATGGATACAGAGATTCTTGCCCGGGTGGCGGATTTCTGCACCCGGGAGGGGCTTTTGCAGCCCGGCGCACCGCAGCATTTGGCAGCAGCAGTCTCCGGCGGGGCAGACAGCATGGCGCTGCTGCTCTTGCTGCGGCAATTGCAGCCGAGGTTTGGCTATACGCTCTCTGCCTGCCATGTGAACCACGGTTTGCGCGGACAGAGCGCCGACCGGGACGAAGCCTTTGTGCGGGCAGAATGCGCCCGCTTGGGCGTGCCGCTGCGGGTGTTCCATGCGGCAGAGCTTGCCCCGCCCCCGGCGCACGCCGGGGAGGACTGGGCGCGCCGTCTGCGCTACACAGCCTTTGCCCGGCTGCAAGAGCAGGGGATAGATGCCATCGCCACGGCCCATACTGCAAATGACCAAGCCGAAACGCTGCTGCTGCGGCTGGCGCGCGGCACCGGGCTGCACGGTGCGGGCGGCATCCGGCCAAGGCGCGGGTGCTACCTGCGCCCGCTGCTCTGCCTGAGCCGTGCCGAGACCGAGGCCGTCTGCCGGGCAGCAGGACAGCCGTGGGTCACCGACGAGACCAACGACACCGACGCCTACGCCCGCAACCGTCTGCGCCACAGCGCCCTGCCTGCGCTGGAAAGCACCAACGCGGCGGCGGTGCAGAATCTGGCACAGTTCTGTGAAAAGGCTGCGCGGGTGGATGCCTACCTTGCCGCAGGGGCTGCAAAGCTTCTGACGGCGGCACGCCTGCCCGGCGCAGAACCGGCGTGGCAGCTTTCGCCTTTGCAGGCGGCAGACCCGCTGCTGCTGGAGACCGCGCTGCACAGCCTTGTGGCTCCGGTGCGGGATGCAGAGGAAAAATATGTGCAGCTGCTGTGCGCCGTGGTGCGGCAGGGCAGCGGCGCAGTACAGCTGACCGGACAGGTGCGCTTTTGCGCAGGGAACGGCTGCCTGCGGCAGGAAACACTGCCGCAAGCGCTGCCCCGCCAGCCGGAGAGCGCGCCGCAGCAAGTGCCCTTTTTGCCCGAAAAACAGCCGGAATTCCGGCTGCGCGGGAGCTGGAAGGGGAAAGCGGAGCTGTTAAAAGCCGATTTTGAAGAAAAAATACAAGTCGTTCATAAAAAAGACTTAAAAAATCGGGCGGATTATGCTAGAATAACTACGTTGTACACTGGCCTTGTACTGCGCGCCCGTCAGCCGGGAGACCGCTTCCGGCCTGCGGGGCGGGGCTTGAGCAAACCGCTGCGCAAGTGGATGAACGAGGCCAATGTCCCGAACGAACTGCGGGATACGCTGCCGCTGCTTGCCAGCGGAAGCGAAATTTTATGGGTGTGTGGAGAAGGCTTTGCCGATGGCCTTGCACCGGACACGGAAAGCAGATGGATCCTGCACTTGGATGCAGAGATCGAAACACAGGAGGAAAAAAACAAATGA
- the dnaB gene encoding replicative DNA helicase — translation MPNERRYSNELNLESVGINLPYNMQAEQSVLGAVLLKPDTLTDLVEIIKPEMFYTRQNAQIWTEMLRLFTNDQTIDFVTLLDAVVSDGVFPSADEAKIYLTGLAETVPSISNVKAYAQIVQEKYLVRQLMGVAKDILQDAGDEPDADLLLENAEQRIYEIRSGRDSSALTPLSSSMVETLTNLQKISGPDADKYKGIPTGFRLLDTVLTGLGRGDLVILAARPGMGKTSFALNIATRVAMQQKVPVAIFSLEMTKEQLTNRILSSEAGIDSQAFRTGALRAEDWEYLALATEKLHDAPIYMDDTSGITITEMKAKIRRVNQDPARPNVGLIVIDYLQLMTTGQRSENRVQEISSITRNLKIMAKELNVPIIALSQLSRAVEKQGNNSSHRPQLSDLRDSGSIEQDADCVLFLYRDSYYASQNPDGAEVDADTAECIVAKNRHGETSTVPLGWDGAHTRFMDVDFKR, via the coding sequence ATGCCGAACGAACGACGTTATTCCAATGAACTGAATCTGGAGAGCGTGGGCATCAATCTGCCCTACAATATGCAGGCAGAGCAGAGCGTGCTGGGCGCGGTGCTGCTCAAGCCCGACACTCTGACTGATCTGGTGGAGATCATCAAGCCGGAAATGTTCTACACCCGGCAGAACGCCCAGATCTGGACGGAAATGCTGCGCCTGTTCACCAACGACCAGACCATTGATTTTGTCACCCTGCTGGATGCAGTGGTGTCCGATGGTGTGTTCCCCAGCGCAGACGAGGCCAAGATCTATCTGACCGGTCTGGCAGAAACGGTGCCCAGTATCTCCAACGTAAAAGCCTATGCCCAGATCGTGCAGGAAAAATATCTGGTGCGCCAGCTGATGGGCGTTGCCAAGGACATCTTGCAGGACGCCGGGGACGAGCCGGACGCCGACCTTCTGCTGGAAAACGCCGAGCAGCGCATCTACGAGATCCGCTCCGGCCGCGATTCCAGCGCTCTGACCCCGCTTTCGTCCAGCATGGTGGAAACGCTGACCAACCTGCAAAAGATCAGCGGCCCGGATGCGGATAAGTACAAGGGTATTCCCACCGGCTTCCGTCTGCTGGACACCGTGCTTACCGGCCTTGGCCGCGGCGATCTGGTCATTCTGGCAGCCCGTCCCGGTATGGGCAAGACCAGCTTTGCGCTGAACATCGCCACCCGCGTGGCTATGCAGCAAAAGGTGCCGGTGGCCATCTTCAGCTTGGAAATGACCAAGGAGCAGCTGACCAACCGCATCCTCTCGTCGGAGGCCGGCATCGACAGTCAGGCCTTCCGTACCGGTGCGCTGCGCGCGGAGGACTGGGAGTATCTGGCACTGGCCACCGAAAAACTGCACGATGCGCCGATCTATATGGACGATACCTCCGGTATCACTATCACCGAGATGAAGGCCAAGATCCGCCGGGTAAATCAGGACCCTGCCCGTCCCAATGTGGGCCTGATCGTCATCGACTATTTACAGCTGATGACCACCGGCCAGCGCAGTGAGAACCGTGTGCAGGAGATCAGCTCCATCACCCGAAACCTGAAGATCATGGCCAAGGAACTGAACGTGCCTATCATCGCGCTGAGCCAGCTGTCCCGTGCGGTAGAAAAGCAGGGCAACAACTCCAGCCACCGCCCGCAGCTTTCGGACCTGCGCGACTCCGGTTCCATCGAGCAGGACGCAGACTGCGTTCTGTTTTTGTACCGCGATTCCTACTACGCCAGCCAGAACCCGGACGGTGCCGAGGTGGATGCCGATACCGCCGAGTGCATCGTGGCAAAGAACCGTCACGGCGAGACCAGCACCGTGCCGCTGGGCTGGGATGGTGCCCACACCCGCTTTATGGATGTGGACTTCAAGCGCTGA